A genomic segment from Hyalangium gracile encodes:
- a CDS encoding isopenicillin N synthase family dioxygenase — MSTSARRIPLVNLSHYRSGTPQERARFVQVFGDALKEFGFVSVEGHGVDDALIRRTYSDVERFFQLPENVKRHYTVPGGAGQRGYTGYGQEHAKNRTVGDLKEFWHVGRELPPTHPHFSPHYGPNLWPQEVPSFQTNTLALFGALDSAAAVMLHALAEYFGVARDTFSAMAQDGNSILRLIHYPPLRERFIPGGVRAAEHEDINLITLLCEGTASGLELLTRDGEWIPVDTLRGQIVVDSGDMLSRVTNGVIPATTHRVVNPKSSEEDTTRYSMPFFVHPYPNCMLETLPVTATGTSLPPITADAFLQQRLREIGLIK, encoded by the coding sequence ATGTCCACCTCGGCTCGTCGCATCCCGCTCGTCAACCTCTCCCACTACCGCTCAGGCACGCCCCAGGAGCGCGCCCGCTTCGTCCAGGTGTTCGGCGACGCCCTCAAGGAGTTCGGCTTCGTCTCCGTCGAAGGCCATGGCGTCGATGACGCACTGATCCGTCGCACCTACTCGGACGTCGAGCGTTTCTTCCAACTTCCTGAGAACGTGAAGCGCCACTACACCGTCCCAGGGGGCGCGGGGCAGCGCGGCTACACGGGCTACGGCCAGGAACACGCGAAGAATCGCACCGTGGGCGACCTCAAGGAGTTCTGGCACGTGGGGCGGGAGCTGCCCCCCACCCACCCGCACTTCTCGCCGCACTATGGGCCCAACCTCTGGCCCCAGGAGGTGCCCTCCTTCCAGACGAACACGCTGGCGCTGTTCGGCGCGCTCGACTCGGCGGCGGCGGTGATGCTGCACGCGCTCGCCGAGTACTTCGGCGTGGCGCGCGACACCTTCAGCGCCATGGCCCAGGACGGCAACTCCATCCTGCGGCTCATCCACTACCCGCCCCTGCGCGAGCGCTTCATCCCCGGCGGAGTGCGCGCCGCCGAGCACGAGGACATCAACCTCATCACCCTGCTCTGCGAGGGCACGGCGTCCGGGCTGGAGCTGCTCACCCGTGACGGAGAGTGGATCCCCGTAGACACCCTGCGTGGACAGATCGTCGTGGACTCGGGCGACATGCTCAGCCGAGTGACCAACGGGGTGATTCCCGCCACGACGCACCGCGTGGTGAACCCGAAGAGCTCCGAGGAGGACACCACGCGCTACTCGATGCCCTTCTTCGTGCACCCCTATCCGAACTGCATGCTGGAGACGCTGCCCGTCACCGCCACCGGCACCAGCCTGCCTCCCATCACCGCCGACGCCTTCCTCCAGCAGCGCCTGCGGGAGATCGGCCTCATCAAGTAG